The genomic region GTAGACTCAGCACCATTAACAAGAGGCGTCTTTAATCGATTGTTATCATATAAAGATAAAACAGATGCATGAACACGCGCATTTGCATGACCACGATATTTTGCATCTTTATTACTTTCGATCTTGATAGGACGACCTTCACGTGTTTTAACTAAAATACTTGCAAAATCATAACCATCAGCGATAGTTGTTGCATAGTAATTAGCCATCCCAGGAATAATTTGTTCTGGTTGATTTACGTAAGGTACAGAATAGATTACTGGTCCTTCACATGCAGCTAATGAAGCTGCCGCGGTACTAAACCCAACATACTTTAAGAAATCACGACGTGTAGTTGAAGACTCCTCCATTACCTCGTTATTCCCTAAAAATTCTTCAGTAGGAATAGGTGCAGCAAATTCGTTTTGCTCAAGATTTTTTACAATCTCATTGCTTTCATCGAGTTGCGCTGTACTTTTCCAATATTTCTTAGTAGTAGCCATATATCTCTCTAAAACTATTAATTAATAGTGGCATTTACCACATTCAAGACCACCTAAATCTGCAATAGTAAGCTGTTTACCACCACGTTGCTTAGATAATTCTTCATGAATTTTTTCATAGTACCCATTGTTTGCTAGGTCTACGTTAGTTTCTCTGTGACAGTTAATACACCATCCCATAGTTAATGGTGAGTATTGATACATAACCTCCATCTCCTCTACAGGACCATGACATTGTTGACACGCGATATTACCCGCTGTAACGTGTTGCGCATGGTTAAAATAAGCAAGATCTGGTAAATTATGAATACGCACCCATCTTACTGGTTGTGTCTCGCCGGTAAAGGCTTGCTCATCTGAATCCCATCCAGTTGCTGCATATAGTTTTTGAATCTCTTTATTGTAGTCAATACCATACTCATTAATACCTTCTTGATATGTTGCATCTGCCACCTCACCGATAGACTTGTGACAATTCATACATACATTTAAAGATGGTATTCCAGAGTGTTTAGACTCACGAGCACTAGAGTGACAATACTTACACTCAATCTGACTAGTACCTGCATGTATTCTATGAGAATAATGGATAGGCTGCACAGGCGCGTATCCTTGATCAACACCTACTGACATTAAAGCACCGTAAGCAAAATAAGCACTAGCCAACAACAAGAAGACCGCACTCACTAGAACTAAAAATTGATTCTCAGCAAATGCTTTCCATATAGGACGACGAACCTCTTTTTCTTCTTCAAAATCAGTTTGGATACCGTTAGCATCTGCAAATCGCTTTAACGTACTATTTACTACAAATAGCAAGGCAACTAAAAGCACTAATATTAAAGCTAGTGCTGCAAGCACTATGCTGTTTAATGAATTATCTGCGGTACCGGTCGATTGCTCAGCTCCAGTGGCTCCAGCAACAGCTGCTGTTGGAGCAGGCTTAGGAGTATCTGTATAAGCTAAAATATTATCAATATCTGTATTTGACAATTGCGGGAACGCATTCATCGCAGTTTGATTATACTCATTGTAAATAGCTAATGCTTGTGCATCACCACTAGCAATTAACGCCGCTGAGTTTTTAATCCAACTATACAACCACTCACGGTCATATTTTTGAGATACTTCATGTAACGCTGGCCCAACCGCTTTTTTGTAAAGTTTGTGACAAGACGCACAGTTTGCTTTAAACAAAGCCTCTCCTGCCGCTGCATTTCCAGAACCGGCTGCTTCAACAGGTGCCGCTGGCTCGCCATCATTCGTGGCTGCATCCTGACCGTAAACGCTTAATGTAGAAAACGTTACAAAAACAGATGCAAGTATAAATTGCCAAGCGGAAAAATGTAATTTCCTTTTTATCATGTCTTTTACTGAATATTGCAATAAATTTGGCACAATAATTACGGTATTTTACCGTATCGTAAATGCTGCCGCAAAAATAAGGTATAAAGTCTATAATTTTGCAGCAGTTATTTTGAACAAAATAATTTATATCAATTCTAAATAAACACGCTTTCGCGAAAGCGAAATAACAAAAACCACAGATATGCCTAAGCTCCTGAATTCAAGAATAGTAGTAACCATTGCTTTAATGTTAATAAGCTCTTTGGGTATCGCTCAACAATCTAATCAAGTTGAAGAAACCAAAATAGAAAGTCTTATTTCAAAGAAAATCGTGATGGACAAGGAAGGAAAATTTAAGGATAGATACACGATTCAGTTATTCTATGGAGAAATAGAGGGCGCTAGAAAAGTAGAAGCGCAATATAAAGCTAGCGCTATGAACTGGGAATCTAGTCTTGAGTATGAAGCACCTAATTTTAAATTATGGGTAGGTAGCTACCGAAATAAACTGGACGCTGAAAGAGCGTTAATAGAAATTAAAAAAGACTTTCCCAATGCATTTATACTAAAACCTTAAATTTGAAACTTTATAATTAAAAAAGGCGATTTCTTAAGAAATCGCCTTTTTTTTTATGGATGTTATTGAAATTTTATTTCAATTTTTTCTTCACCTCTACTTCACGGAAACATTCTATAATATCTCCTTCTTGAAGATCATTATAATTTTTGATTTGCATACCGCATTCATATCCTTTTGCCACCTCTTTAACATCGTCTTTAAACCTCTTTAAAGCAGAAAGTTCACCTGTATAAACTACAACACTATCGCGTATCAGTCTCACTCCACTATTGCGATATATCTTACCATCAGTAACCATACAACCAGCGATAGTTCCAACTTTAGATATTTTAAATGTCGCTCTAATTTCTGCATTACCCGTGATCTCTTCTTTAAGTTCTGGAGAAAGCATTCCTTCCATCGCGTCTTTAAGATCATTAATAGCATCATATATGATTGAATACATACGGATATCCACCTCTTCCTGTTCTGCAACAGATCTTGCATTACCTTGAGGACGTACATTAAACCCTATAATAATGGCA from Nonlabens arenilitoris harbors:
- a CDS encoding SPOR domain-containing protein, with product MPKLLNSRIVVTIALMLISSLGIAQQSNQVEETKIESLISKKIVMDKEGKFKDRYTIQLFYGEIEGARKVEAQYKASAMNWESSLEYEAPNFKLWVGSYRNKLDAERALIEIKKDFPNAFILKP
- a CDS encoding c-type cytochrome yields the protein MIKRKLHFSAWQFILASVFVTFSTLSVYGQDAATNDGEPAAPVEAAGSGNAAAGEALFKANCASCHKLYKKAVGPALHEVSQKYDREWLYSWIKNSAALIASGDAQALAIYNEYNQTAMNAFPQLSNTDIDNILAYTDTPKPAPTAAVAGATGAEQSTGTADNSLNSIVLAALALILVLLVALLFVVNSTLKRFADANGIQTDFEEEKEVRRPIWKAFAENQFLVLVSAVFLLLASAYFAYGALMSVGVDQGYAPVQPIHYSHRIHAGTSQIECKYCHSSARESKHSGIPSLNVCMNCHKSIGEVADATYQEGINEYGIDYNKEIQKLYAATGWDSDEQAFTGETQPVRWVRIHNLPDLAYFNHAQHVTAGNIACQQCHGPVEEMEVMYQYSPLTMGWCINCHRETNVDLANNGYYEKIHEELSKQRGGKQLTIADLGGLECGKCHY